A window of Microbacterium sp. BK668 genomic DNA:
GCACGCGCGCTACTCGTGCTGCTCGAGCGCGCCAAGCAGGTGGTCGAGCCGGCCGGCGCCGTCGGCGTCGCCGCGATCCTCGCCGGGAAGGTGCAGGGTACGGGGCCGACGGTCTCGATCCTCTCCGGCGGCAACATCGACCCGCTGCTGCTCCAGCGCGTGGTCTCGCACGGTCTCTCGGCATCCGGTCGCTACATGACCCTGCAGATCCCGCTTCCGGACCGGCCCGGCCAGCTCGCCCGCGTCTCGGAGCTCCTCGCGCAGGCCGGCGCCAACGTCATCGAGGTGCTCCACACCCGTCACGGGCAGGGCCTGCAGATCAGCGAGGTGATCCTGCAGCTGAGCGTCGAGACGCGCGGGCAGGAGCACCGGGCCCACGTCATCCAGACGCTCGCGGATGCCGGTTACGCGCCGACCGTCGTCCCCGACTAGGCCTGCGCACCGGCAGGTCGTGCGCTACTGGCCCGCGTAGGTCTCGACCTTCACGATCTCGACCGAGATCTCGCGGCCGTTCGGCGCCTTGTAGGAGGTCGTGTCGCCTTCCCGAAGGCCCAGGATCGCCTCACCGAGCGGGGACGCCTCGCTGTAGACGTCGAGCTCGGAATTGGCTGCGATCTCGCGGCTGCCGAGGAGGAAGACCTCTTCGCCGCCCGCGACCACCGCGGTGACGACGGTGCCCGGCTCCACGACACCGGTGCTCTCGGGGGCTTCGCCCACCTTCGCGTCCTTGAGCAGCGCCTGGAGGGTCCGGATGCGCGCCTCCTGCTTGCCCTGCTCGTCCTTCGCAGCGTGGTAGCCGCCGTTCTCCTTGAGGTCGCCCTCTTCGCGGGCGGCCTCGATGCGCTTCGCGATCTCCTCACGGCCGGTCGTCGAAAGGTGCTCGAGCTCGGCGGCGAGCCGGTCGTAGGCATCCTGCGTCAGGAACGTCACGGGAGCGTCGCTGGACACGGCGGTCTCCTTCTTTCTGGGCGGTGGCTGAGGTGCGGTCTCTTCGGGGCTGCTCCGCCTCCCGGGACGAGGGTCTGAGGCGGATAAGCCGAGACGCCCCGGCTCGGCCAGGGCGTCTGTCTGCTGCAGTGACCGTCAGACTACGACACCCAGCAGGAGTTGACAAAACCCGTCGTGGCCTCGGCGAGGGTGGGGATGGTCTCCCGGAACGCCCGCGCGTGGGTGTCGGAAGCCGGGAGCTCGACCACCTTCCAGCCCACCACGCCGTGCTCCTCGTCCTGTGCCTCCAGCGCGCACGAGACCGTCGAGCCGGTCGGCGCCGAGACCTGGAACTCGAGCGTGACCGTTCGCTCGTCGATCACCTGGAAGCCGGTGGTGTCGGCGTCCACCGAATCGATGGAGTTCGCGACGGTCAGCCAGGCGAAGGCGACGACGGCGACGAGGCCCAGCACGATCGCCGCGGCGACGACCCAGCGCGTCGTGCCGCGGCGCGTGCGGCCGTAGCGTTCGTCGAGCATCTGCTGCGTCGTCATGGGGTCCTGTCGGGCGAATTAGGCTGGAGACTCCAGGCTAAGCGCTCCGCGGATCGAGGACACATGCACCAGGCGATCGCCGCACTCGTCGAGGCGGCTGCGACCGTGACTCCGTCGCCGACGTCCGGGCCCGACCCGGAGCTCGTGACGCCGGGGCCGTGGGGCTTCGTCGCCATCGCCTTCCTGGCGTTCGCGGTGGTCTTCCTCATCTGGGACATGATGCGCCGCATCCGTCGCGCACGCTTCCGGTCGGAGATCGACGAGGAGCTCGACGCCGAGGAGGCGGCCGCGCGTCAGGCCGAGGAGGCCGAGCGCACGACCGACACCGACGACCAGGACGTCGACCCCCGGCGCTGAACGGGCCGCGACCCCGGGCGATGACCCGGACTGCAGCTCAGCCCGCGTGGTACACCGGGTTGAGGGCGATGATCAGGCACGCCGTCCAGTGGCACAGGAACGCCAGCACCGTGCAGACGTGGAAGATCTCGTGGAAGCCGAAGTGCCCGGGCCACGGGTTGGGCCGCTTCATCGCGTACACGACGGCGCCCAGGGTGTAGAGCACGCCTCCGATCGCGACGAGGATCATCATCGCAGCGCTCGCCTGGAACAGCGGGACCACGTACATGACCGCGGCCCAGCCGAGGACGAGGTACAGGGCGACGTAGAGCCAGCGGGGCGCGTCGATCCAGAAGACGCGGAACAGGATGCCGAGGACCGCCCCGCCCCATACGAGCGACAGCAGCAGGATCGTCTGCGGCGTGGGCAGCGCGAGCACGGCGATCGGCGTGTACGTCCCTGCGATGAGCAGCAGGATGTTCGCGTGGTCGATGCGCTTGAGGATCGCCTTCGTCTTCGGCTTCCAGTTGAACCGGTGATAGAGCGCGGAGTTGCCGAACAGGAGCAGCGACGTGAGCATGAACACCGCGCAGGCCCACTTGGCGGGCGCGCCCTGAGCGAGCGCGATGAGCACGACGCCGGCGGCGATCGCGACGGGGAACGTGGCGGCGTGGATCCATCCGCGCCACGAGGGCTTGATGTCGGCGGGAGCGCTCGCCGCTTCTTCGACGAGCGGCAGGTGAGGCATCTCCGCGCCGACGTCGTGCGTCGGGGGGACATCGGTCGGGCGGGCCATCCCCCCAGGGTAAGCCGCTCCGTATGCCGCGGATCGTACGTCCAGTCATCCCACAGGCCGCGAGCCCCGAGGACACGGGGGTACGGTGAACGTGTGACGGCGTCGAATGAGGGCAGGGGTCCCCTCTACCGGCTCTACATCAGTCGCCTTCGGCGCCGGCTGTCTCCCGAGGCGGTCCCGCACCATATCGCGATGATGATCGACGGCAACCGCCGGTGGGCGCGGCAGCTCGGCTACGACTCGGCGGCCCATGGCCACCGTGCGGGCGCCGCCAAGATGCGCGAGTTCCTCGAGTGGTGCGACGACATCGGCGTGCGGATCGTGTCGCTGTACCTGCTCTCGACCGACAACCTGAGCAAGCGCGACTCCCAGGAGCTCGCCGACCTCATCGAGATCATCGCCGACCTCGCCGACCAGCTCTCCCGTGAGCGGGACTGGCGGGTGCAGCACGTCGGCCGCGCCGACCTGCTACCGCCGGATCTCGCGCGGGTGCTGTCCGACGTCCAGGAGCGCACGCGGGAGAAGTCCGGCATGCACGTCAACCTCGCGGTCGGCTACGGCGGGCGCAGCGAGATCGTCGATGCGGTGCGCAGCATCATCGCGGCGCATCAGAAGGACGGCGGATCGCTCGACGACCTCGCCGAAAGTCTCACTCCCGAGCAGATCGGCGAGCACCTCTACACCGGAGGGCTGCCCGACCCCGACCTGGTCATCCGCACCTCGGGGGAGCAGCGCCTGAGCGACTTCCTGCTGTGGCAGTCCGCCCACTCGGAGTTCTACTTCGTCGAGGCGCTGGGTCCCGATCTTCGCGAGGTGGACTTCCTGCGCGCGATCCGAGACTTCACATCTCGTGACCGCCGCTTCGGCGGCTGACGTGGAGGTCTCGGGACGTGCGCGTTTCCAGCCCTGACCGGGCAGAAGGGTGCCCCCTGCCTCGCGTCGAGGGGCGCTCCTGCGCCGATGCGGGCCATGCCAGAATGGCGAGGTGAACGATTGGGAAGAGTATCTGGGATCGTTCGATGGGGAACCCGGGTACCTCGACTGGGCGTCTTTCGGTCCTTTGTCACCGAACGTCCGTGCCGAGGTGCACGCCGACGCCGAGCTTCTGGGCGCGGGGCGTCGGTCCGGCATCGACCTGGTGGGGGAGCACGTCCGCGAAGCGCGTGAGCTGCTGGCGCGCGCGCTGAGGACGGATGCCGAGCAGGTCGTCCTCCAGCCTTCCACCACCTACGGGCTCATGCAGGCCGTGTACGGGCTCGCCGGCGGGCTCATGGTCGCGCGCGGCGAATTCCCGAGCCTGACCGTCTCCGCCGCGCGCGCCTCGGACGCCCTGGGCTCCATGCGGGTGCAGTGGCTCGAGCCGGAGGGTGGATTCGTCACCCCGGATGCCGTGCGCGATGCGCTCACCGATGAGACGCGTGCGCTCGCCGTCAGCCTCGTCGACTTCCGCACCGGATATCGCGCCGACCTGTCGGCGCTGAGGGAGGTCATCGGCGACCGCCTGCTCATCGTCGACGCGATCCAGGGCTTCGGCGTCATCGACGCCGATTGGGCGGCGGCGGACGTCGTCTGCGGCAACGGCTACAAGTGGCTGCGCGCGGGCCGCGGCACGGGCTTCTCCTGGTTCGGCGAGCGCGCGATCGAGCGCATCACTCCCGTGCTCTCCGGATTCGCGGGCGTCGAGGGCGACCTCCCGCTCGACGCGGTGCCGCCTCCCGCCCCGTCCGCACAGGCATTCCGGGTCGCGGGGGAGGATCCGCTCGCGTTCGCGCGCCTCGCATCATCGCTCCGCGACATCCTCGATGTCGGCATCCCGAGCATCGAGAGCGAGCTGGTCGCCCGCTCGGGCGATGTCATGTTCTTCGCCGACCGGTACGACATCCCGGTGGTCACCCCGCGCGAGCCCGAGCGCCGCGCCGGGATCGTCGCCCTCGCCCCCGCTCCGCAGGATGCGGCGCCGCTGGCGGCGTCGCTCGCCAACCACGGCATCACCGTCACGGTGCGATCCGGCCTCGTCCGCGTCGCGCCGCACGTCGGCACGGGAGCCGACACGCTGCGTCTGTTCGGCGATGCGCTCGCCGCGTTCTCGTCCGCCCGCGTGTGGTGACGGCCGGAGGGTCGGCGGCATCCGTCGTTCACCCGTGGTTA
This region includes:
- a CDS encoding isoprenyl transferase, with protein sequence MTASNEGRGPLYRLYISRLRRRLSPEAVPHHIAMMIDGNRRWARQLGYDSAAHGHRAGAAKMREFLEWCDDIGVRIVSLYLLSTDNLSKRDSQELADLIEIIADLADQLSRERDWRVQHVGRADLLPPDLARVLSDVQERTREKSGMHVNLAVGYGGRSEIVDAVRSIIAAHQKDGGSLDDLAESLTPEQIGEHLYTGGLPDPDLVIRTSGEQRLSDFLLWQSAHSEFYFVEALGPDLREVDFLRAIRDFTSRDRRFGG
- a CDS encoding hemolysin III family protein is translated as MARPTDVPPTHDVGAEMPHLPLVEEAASAPADIKPSWRGWIHAATFPVAIAAGVVLIALAQGAPAKWACAVFMLTSLLLFGNSALYHRFNWKPKTKAILKRIDHANILLLIAGTYTPIAVLALPTPQTILLLSLVWGGAVLGILFRVFWIDAPRWLYVALYLVLGWAAVMYVVPLFQASAAMMILVAIGGVLYTLGAVVYAMKRPNPWPGHFGFHEIFHVCTVLAFLCHWTACLIIALNPVYHAG
- a CDS encoding DUF4307 domain-containing protein, which gives rise to MTTQQMLDERYGRTRRGTTRWVVAAAIVLGLVAVVAFAWLTVANSIDSVDADTTGFQVIDERTVTLEFQVSAPTGSTVSCALEAQDEEHGVVGWKVVELPASDTHARAFRETIPTLAEATTGFVNSCWVS
- a CDS encoding aminotransferase class V-fold PLP-dependent enzyme, whose amino-acid sequence is MNDWEEYLGSFDGEPGYLDWASFGPLSPNVRAEVHADAELLGAGRRSGIDLVGEHVREARELLARALRTDAEQVVLQPSTTYGLMQAVYGLAGGLMVARGEFPSLTVSAARASDALGSMRVQWLEPEGGFVTPDAVRDALTDETRALAVSLVDFRTGYRADLSALREVIGDRLLIVDAIQGFGVIDADWAAADVVCGNGYKWLRAGRGTGFSWFGERAIERITPVLSGFAGVEGDLPLDAVPPPAPSAQAFRVAGEDPLAFARLASSLRDILDVGIPSIESELVARSGDVMFFADRYDIPVVTPREPERRAGIVALAPAPQDAAPLAASLANHGITVTVRSGLVRVAPHVGTGADTLRLFGDALAAFSSARVW
- the greA gene encoding transcription elongation factor GreA — encoded protein: MSSDAPVTFLTQDAYDRLAAELEHLSTTGREEIAKRIEAAREEGDLKENGGYHAAKDEQGKQEARIRTLQALLKDAKVGEAPESTGVVEPGTVVTAVVAGGEEVFLLGSREIAANSELDVYSEASPLGEAILGLREGDTTSYKAPNGREISVEIVKVETYAGQ